CTGCCTCCCTGGCGGGACGAGTGACACCTGCCCCCCTGGCGGGATGAGTGACACCGGCCTCCCTGGCGGGACGAGTGACACCTGCCTCCCTGGCGGGACGAGTGACACCGGCCCCCCTGGCGGGACGAGTGACACCTGCCCCCCTGGCGGGACGAGTGACACCGGCCCCCCTGGCGGGACGAGTGACACCGGCCCCCCTGGCGGGACGAGTGACACCTGCCCCCCTGGCGGGACGAGTGACACCGGCCCCCCTGGCGGGACGAGTGACACCGGCCCCCCTGGCGGGACGAGTGACACCGGCCTCCCTGGCGGGACGAGTGACACCGGCCCCCCTGGCGGGACGAGTGACACCGGCCCCCCTGGCGGGACGAGTGACACCTGCCCCCCTGGCGGGACGAGTGACACCGGCCTCCCTGGCGGGACGGGTGACACCGGCCCCCCAGACGGGACGGGTGACACGTGCCCCCCTGGCGGGACGAGTGACACCTGCCCCCCTGGCGGGACGAGTGACACCGGCCTCCCTGGCGGGACGAGTGACACCGGCCTCCCAGACGGGACGCGTGACACCGGCCCCCCAGACGGGACGGGTGACACCTGCCCCCCTGGCGGGACGAGTGACACCTGCCCCCCTGGCGGGACGAGTGACACCGGCCTCCCTGGCGGGACGAGTGACACCGGCCCCCCAGACGGGACGCGTGACACCGGCCCCCCAGACGGGACGAGTGACACCGGCCCCCCTGGCGGGACGAGTGACACCGGCCTCCCTGGCGGGACGAGTGACACCTGCCCCCCTGGCGGGACGAGTGACACCGGCCTCCCTGGCGGGACGAGTGACACCGGCCCCCCTGGCGGGACGAGTGACACCTGCCCCCCTGGCGGGACGAGTGACACCGGCCCCCCTGGCGGGACGAGTGACACCTGCCTCCCTGGCGGGACGAGTGACACCTGCCTCCCTGGCGGGACGAGTGACACCGGCCTCCCTGGCGGGACGAGTGACACCTGCCCCCCTGGCGGGACGAGTGACACCGGCCCCCCTGGCGGGACGAGTGACACCGGCCCCCCTGGCGGGACGAGTGACACCTGCCCCCCTGGCGGGACGAGTGACACCTGCCCCCCTGGCGGGACGAGTGACACCTGCCCCCCTGGCGGGACGAGTGACACCGGCCTCCCTGGCGGGACGAGTGACACCTGCCCCCCTGGCGGGACGCGTGACACCGGCCTCCCAGACGGGACGAGTGACACCTGCCCCCCTGGCGGGACGAGTGACACCGGCCTCCCTGGCGGGACGAGTGACACCGGCCTCCCAGATGGGACGAGTGACACCTGCCCCCCTGGCGGGACGCGTGACACCTGCCCCCCAGACGGGACGAGTGACACCGGCCCCCCTGGCCGCAGCCAGCTCTGAATCAGTCATCGCGTC
The DNA window shown above is from Saccopteryx bilineata isolate mSacBil1 chromosome 2, mSacBil1_pri_phased_curated, whole genome shotgun sequence and carries:
- the LOC136322132 gene encoding collagen alpha-1(III) chain-like, whose translation is MFDPPEKTMYVPLTHHTGRPASGRPRLQPGRSRAPPLLLLETSPLLRLPRGLFPDGTSDTGPPGGRSDTGIPGGTSDTGPPGGTSDTGPPDGTSDTGPPGGTSDTGPPGGTSDTGPPGGTSDTGPPGGTSDTGPPGGTSDTCPPGGTSDTGPPGGTSDTCPPGGTSDTGPPGGTSDTGPPGGTSDTGPPGGTSDTCPPGGTSDTGPPGGTSDTGPPGGTSDTGPPDGTSDTCPPGGTSDTGPPGGTSDTGPPGGTSDTGLPGGTSDTGPPDGTRDTGPPDGTSDTGPPGGTSDTCLPGGTSDTGLPGGTGDTGPPDGTSDTGPPGGTSDTCPPGGTSDTGPPGGTGDTGPPDGTGDTCPPGGTGDTCLPGGTSDTGPPDGTGDTCPPGGTSDTCPPGGTSDTGLPGGTSDTGLPDGTRDTGPPGGTSDTCLPGGTSDTGPPGGTSDTGPPGGTTDTCLPGGTSDTCPPGGMSDTGLPGGTSDTCLPGGTSDTGPPGGTSDTCPPGGTSDTGPPGGTSDTGPPGGTSDTCPPGGTSDTGPPGGTSDTGPPGGTSDTGLPGGTSDTGPPGGTSDTGPPGGTSDTCPPGGTSDTGLPGGTGDTGPPDGTGDTCPPGGTSDTCPPGGTSDTGLPGGTSDTGLPDGTRDTGPPDGTGDTCPPGGTSDTCPPGGTSDTGLPGGTSDTGPPDGTRDTGPPDGTSDTGPPGGTSDTGLPGGTSDTCPPGGTSDTGLPGGTSDTGPPGGTSDTCPPGGTSDTGPPGGTSDTCLPGGTSDTCLPGGTSDTGLPGGTSDTCPPGGTSDTGPPGGTSDTGPPGGTSDTCPPGGTSDTCPPGGTSDTCPPGGTSDTGLPGGTSDTCPPGGTRDTGLPDGTSDTCPPGGTSDTGLPGGTSDTGLPDGTSDTCPPGGTRDTCPPDGTSDTGPPGRSQL